A window of the Gossypium hirsutum isolate 1008001.06 chromosome A05, Gossypium_hirsutum_v2.1, whole genome shotgun sequence genome harbors these coding sequences:
- the LOC107943200 gene encoding 60S ribosomal protein L3: protein MSHRKFEHPRHGSLGFLPRKRASRHRGKVKAFPKDDPSKPCKLTAFLGYKAGMTHIVREVEKPGSKLHKKETCEAVTIIETPPMVIVGVVGYVKTPRGLRSLNTVWAQHLSEEVKRRFYKHWCKSKKKAFTKYSKRYESEEGKKSIEAQLEKIKKYATVVRVLAHTQIRKMKGLKQKKAHLMEIQVNGGTIADKVDFAYKFFEKQVPIDAVFQKDEMIDIIGVTKGKGYEGVVTRWGVTRLPRKTHRGLRKVACIGAWHPARVSFTVARAGQNGYHHRTEMNKKVYRVGKVGDETHSAITDYDRTEKDITPIGGFPHYGVVKGDYLMIKGGCVGPKKRVVTLRQSLINQTSRVALEEIKLKFIDTSSKFGHGRFQTTQEKQKFYGRLKA from the exons ATGTCTCACAGGAAGTTTGAACACCCAAGGCATGGTTCCCTTGGATTTCTTCCGAGGAAGCGAGCTTCTCGTCACAGAGGGAAAG TGAAGGCATTTCCTAAGGATGACCCAAGCAAACCTTGCAAGCTCACTGCCTTTTTGGGCTACAAGGCAGGCATGACACACATTGTCCGAGAGGTCGAAAAACCTGGATCTA AGCTTCACAAGAAAGAGACATGTGAAGCTGTTACGATCATTGAAACCCCTCCTATGGTGATTGTTGGGGTTGTTGGTTATGTCAAGACACCACGTGGTCTTCGCAGCTTGAACACCGTTTGGGCTCAGCATCTGAGCGAGGAAGTCAAACGTAGGTTCTACAAGCATTGGTGCAAGTCCAAGAAGAAGGCTTTCACCAAGTACTCAAAGCGGTACGAGAGTGAAGAAGGGAAAAAGAGTATCGAGGCTCAGCTGGAAAAGATCAAGAAGTATGCCACTGTTGTTAGGGTTTTGGCCCACACTCAG ATTAGGAAAATGAAGGGATTGAAGCAGAAGAAAGCACACCTAATGGAGATCCAAGTTAATGGTGGAACTATTGCAGACAAGGTTGATTTTGCATACAAGTTCTTTGAGAAGCAAGTCCCGATTGATGCTGTTTTCCAGAAGGATGAAATGATTGATATCATCGGTGTCACTAAGGGTAAAGGTTATGAAGGTGTTGTGACTCGTTGGGGTGTCACACGTCTGCCCCGTAAGACCCACAGAGGTTTGCGTAAGGTTGCTTGTATCGGTGCCTGGCATCCTGCTAGAGTCTCCTTTACAGTTGCTAGGGCAGGTCAGAATGGATACCATCATCGTACTGAGATGAACAAGAAGGTTTACCGGGTTGGCAAGGTTGGTGACGAGACCCACTCTGCTATTACCGACTATGACAG GACTGAGAAAGATATCACTCCAATTGGTGGCTTCCCTCACTATGGTGTTGTGAAGGGTGATTATCTGATGATCAAAGGTGGCTGTGTTGGACCTAAGAAGAGGGTGGTTACACTCCGCCAGTCTTTGATTAACCAGACATCTCGTGTAGCTCTAGAGGAAATCAAGCTCAAGTTCATCGACACCTCATCAAAATTTGGGCATGGACGTTTCCAGACTACACAAGAAAAACAGAAATTCTATGGTCGGCTCAAGGCATAA